From the genome of Nicotiana sylvestris chromosome 2, ASM39365v2, whole genome shotgun sequence, one region includes:
- the LOC138884119 gene encoding uncharacterized protein, with protein MAPKELKELKEQLEELLVKRFVRPSISPWGAPVLFVKKKDRTMRMCIDYRQLNKVTIKNKYSLPRIDDFFDQLQGKCGRGCLKQEIREYGSLAFIPTEERPLDLDIQYLANRLVRLDILDPSRVLVCVVAQSSLLGQIKARQFDDPYLVVLRETVLQGGANEVSIGEDGVLRLQGHLCVPNVDGLRERILEEAHSSRYSIHPGAMKMHRDLRQHYWRWRMKKDIVEYVARCLNCQQVKYEHQRPCGLLQ; from the exons atggctcctaaagagttgaaggagttaaaggagcaacttgaggagttgttagtAAAGAGGTTTGTTAGACCCagtatatcaccttggggtgcaccggtgttatttgtgaagaagaaggataggaCTATGcgcatgtgcattgattaccgccagttgaacaaagtcaccatcaagaacaagtattcgttgcctcgtatcgatgatttctTTGACCAGTTGCAAG gcaaatgtggtcgcggatgccttaagcaggaaatcAGAGAGTatggtagcttggcattcattccaacAGAGGAAAGGCCACTAGATTTGGACATTCAGtacttggctaacagacttgtgaggttggatattttagatCCCAGCCGAGTTCTTGTGTGTGtagttgctcagtcttcattattggggcaaaTCAAGGCCCGACAGTTCGATGATCCATATTTGGTGGTTCTCAGAGAGACAGTGCTGCAGGGAGGTGCCAATGAGGTTTcaattggcgaggatggtgttttacGACTCCAGGGtcacctatgtgttcctaatgttgatggtctgagaGAGAGGatactagaggaggcacacagttcgcggtattccattcatccgggtgcgaTGAAGATGCATCGtgacttgagacaacattattggcggtggaggatgaagaaggacatagtggagtatgtggctaggtgtttgaattgccagcaggttaagtatgagcaccaaaggcCGTGTGGCCTACTTCAGTag